The genomic region CAGCCCAGTTCCCCGCGCAGTCGCGCCGAGGAGTACCAGGCCGAACCGAGCAGCTTGTCGAGCACCTCGGAATCGAACGGCAGCCGCCGGCCGAGCAGTCGCTCCAGCCGGTCCCCGATCGCCGCCACCGTTGCCAGCCCGCCAGCCGGCACGGCATGCCGGCGCGGCGCGAGCCCCAGCGCCGCGCGCAGCGCCACATACAGCTCGCGCCCCGAATACGCGGCCTCATCGGCGACGATCCAGGTACGACCGGCAGCAGCCGGCACATGCGCAACCAGCCGCATTGCCGATACCACGTCATCGACGTACACCAGCGAGCGCCGGTTGCCGGTTTCCGGCAGCGGCGGAAACCATCCGCGCCGCACCAGCGCCGCCATGCGCTCCAGGTTGCCGCGTCCGCCCGGCCCGTAGACCATCGTCAGCCGCAGGTTCACGACGTGCATGCCGTAGCGTGCTCCGGCCTCCAGCACCGCATCTTCGGCAGCACGCTTGGCCTGACCGTACGGGGTCAGCGGCGGCAGCGGCCAGTCCTCGTCGGCGCAGACCTCGCCGGGTTCGCCCATGGCCTTGACGCTGGACAGGAACACGAAGCGGCGCACGCCGGCGCGCCCGGCCGCCGTAGCGAGCGCGCAGGTGCCTGCATGATTCACCCGCCGGTGCAGCGTCGCATCCTGTCCTGACCAGGCATGTGCATGACCGGCGCAGTGGTACACCGTGTCCATGCCGGCACAAGCGCGCTCCAGCGCTGCCGGGTCATCGAGCGGCGCCAGCACCGCTTCAGTCAGCGCCGGCAGCAGCCGGCGCACGGCAATGCGCACGGTGCAGGACTGCGCCCGCAATTCCCCGACCAGCCGTCTGCCGATGAAACCGGTGGCGCCGGTCACCAGCACGCTCACCAGAGCTTCCAGCCATGGGTGTTGAAGAAGGTGATGCCCGAGCGCACGAACATCCGGATGTGGCGCCAGCCCTTGCGCGCGGCATGCCCGCCGTGATGCACGATGCGCACGGCCGGCACCCGTGCGACCCGGGTCAGCCGGGCAGCACGCAGGCTCAGGTCGAAATCCTCGAAATACAGGAAATAGCGCGGATCGAAGCCACCCAGGGCCTTGAGCACCTCGGTGCGAAACAGCATGAAGCAGCCGCTGACGATCGGCGGATCCCAGAGCACGGCGTCGGCTGCCTGATCGCGCAACTCGTATTGCCCCAACCGGCGGGCGAACCGGCAACGCAGCCAGTCCGGCGCGAACCCGCGCAGCAGCAGATCGAGCACCGTCGGGTAGCGCTTGCAGAGAAATTCTGGCGTCCCGTTGGCATTGACGACCCACGGCACCAGCAGCCCGCAGTCCGGATGGCGGTCGAGGAAGGCGAGCGCCTCGACCAGCGCCTCGGCAGCCAGCTCGACATCGGGGTTCAGGATCAGGTGCAGCTCGCCGTCGCTGCCGTCCAGCGTGCGGTTGTGGCCGGCCCCGAAGCCGACGTTGCCGTGGCCGTGATGCAGTTGCAGGCCCGGCGGCAGCATCGCTGGCAGCGGGCCGTCAGCGTTGTCGACGAGCTTGATGCGCAACCTCAGCGCAGCCTGCGCCGCCGCCCGCAGCAGCGTGGCCAGCGTCGCGTCGAGCTGCTGCGGATCGCTGCGGTGGATGACGATGGAGACCGTCATACCCTGTCTGGCCGGCGCTTCAAGCTGCATGCTTCAGCCACCAAACAATAAAGTTTTTCAAGCGCTTAAAACTTGCAGACAGCGTGAATCCATCCATCAGTTGCAAAAGTTGGAAACTGGGCAGGGATAAGAATGCAGCCACCCACCAGATGCACTCATCGTGAACTCCAGGATGTTTATCGCTCCTTGAATGAACGGGCAATCGCATCAATCAACGGTTTGATGAAGTAATCAAGTGCAGTTCTCTCTCCGGTATTTACCAGCACTTCGGCTGGCATGCCGGGAACCAGGGACTTACCTTTCAGGATCGCCATTCCGGAATCCGACACCTGCACGCGCGCCAGATAGTAAGGTTGACGCGAATTCGGGTCGGTAATCCGATCCGGCGACACCATGACAACCTGGCCGTTTACCACAGGCGTTTGTCGATCATGAAAAGCACTAAAGCGCACATCAGCCATCAAACCGGGATGTACGCGATCAATATCGGATGGCTGTACTTGCGCCTCAATCACCAACGGCTCATCGTTAGGCACGATATCAAGGATGCGAGCACCGGCGGAAACGACGGCACCCTCATTGTGAACCGTAAGTCCAACAATCCGGCCCGCTGACGTTGCCCGCACTTCAGTTCTGGCGACCGTATCCTGCAAGGCATGCACACGCTGATCCAGGTCAAATATCTTGCTCTGAACATCACGCAATTCAGCAGCCACATCCTTTTGAAAATCCTGCTGTTTTTGCAAAATAGCCAATTTGGCTTCACCCATCTGAACTTTGGCGGCAGCAGCATTTGAAAGGGCTTCAGCACGCTCCCCTTCCAGCGTCGACACCGCACGCTCATAATCACGCAGGCGGGTTTTGTCGACCAGTTTCTGTTCAAAAAGCTTTCGCAGTTCAACAACCTGCTCGTTATAGGAACGGATGGTGCGTCCCTTGGCATCAGCCAGATCCTGCTGACCCTGCATTTGTACCTGTAACTGTTCGACCCGTTGCTCAAGCACGGATATTTCACCCAGCCTGGATTTGCGACGGGTCTCGAACAACACAACCTGACCGCGCATCATGTCCACTACACGTTTATCTCCGGACAGATTCTGCAACTCATCCGGAAATGTTATTTTGCCATCACCCAACTGCTCGGCATGCAAGCGTGCATCGAGTGCAATCTGGGCATAATATTGTAATCGAGCAATTTCAAGCTGGGCTTGGGTCTGGGTATCATCGAGCCGTAGCAACACCTGATCGGCTGCAACCAGATCGCCCTCGCGCACCATGATCTGCTTGACGATACCGCCCTCAAGATGCTGAACAGTCTTGCGATAGGTATCGACGGTCACAATGCCTGGTGCTACCACGGCACTGCCCAGGGGCGCAGTCGCAGCCCAGCCACCAAAACCACCGAAGGCAGCAAGAATGATCAATGCTCCTGCCATTCGCATGAATCGGTCATCGGTTTCGACCTTGAGATTTTCTTCAGGCACAGCCCAAGGGTGCTTAAGTGCGTCCAGAACTGACATTTTCTTAGACTTCCCCGCTCAGACTCGCTGGATTGCCGATCCGGATGCTACAGAAGCAGGCCGGGTAAACTGGGTGAGAATTTGATCCCGCGAGCCGAAGGTCTGCACCTGCCCTTCATTCATAACCAGAATGTAATCCACGTGCGCGAGCACGCTGGGGCGATGAGTAATGATCAGCAC from Bacteroidota bacterium harbors:
- a CDS encoding NAD-dependent epimerase/dehydratase family protein, with the protein product MLVTGATGFIGRRLVGELRAQSCTVRIAVRRLLPALTEAVLAPLDDPAALERACAGMDTVYHCAGHAHAWSGQDATLHRRVNHAGTCALATAAGRAGVRRFVFLSSVKAMGEPGEVCADEDWPLPPLTPYGQAKRAAEDAVLEAGARYGMHVVNLRLTMVYGPGGRGNLERMAALVRRGWFPPLPETGNRRSLVYVDDVVSAMRLVAHVPAAAGRTWIVADEAAYSGRELYVALRAALGLAPRRHAVPAGGLATVAAIGDRLERLLGRRLPFDSEVLDKLLGSAWYSSARLRGELGWRPQVSLAEGLQRMCRA
- a CDS encoding glycosyltransferase; translation: MTVSIVIHRSDPQQLDATLATLLRAAAQAALRLRIKLVDNADGPLPAMLPPGLQLHHGHGNVGFGAGHNRTLDGSDGELHLILNPDVELAAEALVEALAFLDRHPDCGLLVPWVVNANGTPEFLCKRYPTVLDLLLRGFAPDWLRCRFARRLGQYELRDQAADAVLWDPPIVSGCFMLFRTEVLKALGGFDPRYFLYFEDFDLSLRAARLTRVARVPAVRIVHHGGHAARKGWRHIRMFVRSGITFFNTHGWKLW
- a CDS encoding HlyD family type I secretion periplasmic adaptor subunit codes for the protein MSVLDALKHPWAVPEENLKVETDDRFMRMAGALIILAAFGGFGGWAATAPLGSAVVAPGIVTVDTYRKTVQHLEGGIVKQIMVREGDLVAADQVLLRLDDTQTQAQLEIARLQYYAQIALDARLHAEQLGDGKITFPDELQNLSGDKRVVDMMRGQVVLFETRRKSRLGEISVLEQRVEQLQVQMQGQQDLADAKGRTIRSYNEQVVELRKLFEQKLVDKTRLRDYERAVSTLEGERAEALSNAAAAKVQMGEAKLAILQKQQDFQKDVAAELRDVQSKIFDLDQRVHALQDTVARTEVRATSAGRIVGLTVHNEGAVVSAGARILDIVPNDEPLVIEAQVQPSDIDRVHPGLMADVRFSAFHDRQTPVVNGQVVMVSPDRITDPNSRQPYYLARVQVSDSGMAILKGKSLVPGMPAEVLVNTGERTALDYFIKPLIDAIARSFKER